In Thermus thermamylovorans, the genomic stretch TGGGCCAGGTAGCTCACCCCCCCTACCCCCTCCAGCTCCCCCCGGCGGGAAAGCTCCTCCGCCAGGGTCACCAGATCCACAGGCTTGCCCTGGGCCCTCAGGGCCTGCATGGCCGCGTAGACCTTGCGGTGGGCCTCGGCGTAGAAGGCCTCGGGGGAGGGGAGGAGGCTTTCCAGCTCGTCCAGGACCTCCGAGTCCAGGAGGATAGCCCCCAGGAGGCTCTGCTCGGCCTCGAGGCTGTGGGGGGGGATACGCCCTTCGGGATATCCTGGCGAGTGGCCCATAGGCTCCACCAGGCTACGCCTGTCCCCCCGGGTTCCGCCAGGGGGCTCCCCTCCAAGGGAGGCCAGGACCTCTTTGGGGCTTCTCACCCTTCGCCGCTAGGGTGAAGGGGTGGGCTGGTTTCTTCTCCTCTTCCTTCTTGCCTCCTGCCGGGCCCAGGGCCTGCCCGAGCCTTACGCCCTCCTGGGCCGGGGGGACCTCGAGGCGGTCCGCCAGGTGGCCCTGGGGGGTGAGGGCTACGCCCGCCTGCTTGCGGGCTGGCTCCTGGTGGACGCGGAGGGCCTCCCCCTCGCCGAGCGCGCCGAGTACGCCTGGCGCTACGCCCTCTTCCTGGAGGAGGTGCGGGCCTTCGAGCCCGGTTGGGAGGCGCGGGCGGCCTGGCGCAAGGCCGCCCCCCTCCTCCAGGCGGCGGGGGATCCCCGGGCCTTCTCCGCCTGGCAGAGGCTCCTCCCGGAGGGGGAGGCCGTGGCCGCCCTCCTCACCTTGGGGGAAGGGGAAAGGCTCTACGAGGCCCTCCTCCGCGGGCAGGCCTACGAGGCCCTCCTCGAGGCGCTGCCCGAGGGGGCGCGGCCCGATCTCCGGGCCCAGGCCCTCTTCCGCCTGGGACGCTTTGCCGAGGCCCTGCCCCACTATCGGGCCTGGGCGGAGCGGGAGGCCCGGGGCTACCTGGGCCTGGGCTACGCCCTTTGGCGGCTTGGCCGCCGGGAGGAGGCCCTCTCGGCCTTCGCCCGCTACCCCCACCCGGAGGGCCGCTACGCTCAGGGTCGGCTCTTGGAGGAGATGGGGCGGGCCTGGGAAGCGGTGGCCGCCTACCGCAGGAGCACCCCGGAGGGGCTTTGGCGGGCCACGGCCCTTTTGGAACGGCAGGGGCTCCTGCGGGAGGCCCTGGGCCTCTACCTGGAGCTCGCCCGCACCCCTAGCCCCTACGCGGACGACGCCGCCCTACGGGCCTACTTCCTCGCGGGGCAGCTGGGCCTGGAGGGGGAGCGCCAGCAGGCCTACGCCCTCCTCCAAGGAGGGCTCGGCCTCCTCCTGGGCCGCTGGCCGGACCCCCCGCCGCCGGTCCATGAGGCCTCCCCGCCCCCCGAAGCCCCCCGGGTGGAGGCCCTCCTGCGGGTGGGGCAAGGGGCCTGGGCCCGGGGGGAGGTGCGCTACGCCCTGTGGCAGCGTCCCCGGGACTGGCCCGCCCTGGTGCCCCTCCTCTACCGCCTGGGGGCCTACCGGGAGGGAATCCGGGCCGCCTGGCCCACGGCCCTGGCCTACCCCAGGGCCTACCGGGGGTGGGTGGAGGGGTACGCCCAAAAGGAGGGCCTGGACCCGGACCTCCTCTTCGCCCTCCTCCACGTGGAAAGCCGCTTCGACCCCCTGGCGGTGAGCCGCACCGGGGCCCTGGGCCTGGGCCAGTTCTTGCGGAGCACCTGGGCCGACGTGGCCCGGATGCTGGGGGAGCCCCCCGCCGACCCCTTTGACCCGGAGGCCAGCATCCGCTACGCCGCCCGCTACCTGCGCTGGCTCATGGAACGGTGCGCCGCCTTCGAAGGCCTGGAGCAGGTGGCCTGCGCCCTCACCGCCTACAACGGGGGTATCGGCTACACCCTGCGGGGCATCGCCCGGGAGGGAGACCTCTATGCCTTCTTCCGCTTCCAGGAGCGGGACGAGCCCCGGGAGTACCTGGCCAAGGTGCTTTCCGCCTACGCCGCGTACAAGGCCCTGCCCTGAGCTTGCCCCCCGCTTTTGGCTTTGGGTATATTGGGGGCCATGGCGCTATCGGCCCTTGCGCCCTTCCTTCTGGGAGCCTTGGCTCCCTTTCTTATGCGTTTTCTGGGGCGGAAAGTGGCCTATCTCTTCTTCCTCCTCCCCTTGGGCCTTTTCCTCCACCTGCTCGGGTACCTGCCCCGGGTGGCAGCGGGGGAGCGGGTGCGGGAGGATTGGGCCTGGGTGCCGGGCCTGGGGATCGCCTTCGGCTTCTACCTGGACGGCTTCAGCCTCCTCTTCGCCCTCCTCATCCTGGGTATCGGGGCCGTCATCCTCCTTTACGGGGCCAGCTACCTGGAGCACCATCCCCACCAGGACCGATTTTTCCTCTTCATCCTGGCCTTCATGGGCTCCATGCTGGGTTTGGTCCTGGCGGGGGACCTCGTCACCCTCTTCGTCTTCTGGGAGCTCACCAGCCTTACCTCCTTCCTTCTGGTGGGCCTGGAACACGAGCGGGCCTCGGCCCGGCGGGCGGCCCTGCAAGCCCTTTTCGTCACCGTCTTCGGCGGACTTTTCCTCCTAGCAGGGTTTGTCCTTTTGGCTCTGGCGGGGGGGAGTTACAGCCTCGAGGCCCTCCTGGCCCAAGACCTCACCGCCCACCCCTACTACCCCGCCCTCCTCCTCCTCCTGGCCCTGGGGGCCTTCGCTAAGTCCGCCCAGTTCCCCTTCCACTTCTGGTTGCCCAACGCCATGGAGGCTCCCACCCCCGTTTCCGCCTACCTGCACTCCGCCACCATGGTGAAGGCCGGGGTCTACCTCCTGGCCCGCTTCCACCCCACCTTGGGGGGAGGTGAGCTCTGGCAGGCCCTCCTCCTGCCCGTGGGCGGGGTCACCATGCTCCTCGGGGCTTACGCCGCCCTCACCGCCACCGAGATCAAGCGGGTCTTGGCCTACTCCACGGTGAGCGTCCTGGGCCTGCTCACCTTCCTCCTGGGGGTGGGCACCGAGGGGGCGGTGAAGGCCATGGTCTTGGTCCTCCTGGCCCACGCCCTCTACAAAGGGGCCCTTTTCCTGGTGGCAGGTTCCATCGACCACGGGGCGGGGGAGAAGAAGGTAGACCGGCTCGGGGGCCTTCTTTCCGCCATGCCCCTCACCGCCTTGGCCGGCTTTCTGGCTGCCCTGTCCATGGTGGGCCTGCCCCCAGCTTTCGGTTTCGTGGCCAAGGAGTTCTTCTACAAGGCCCTGGAGGGTTCCCCCCTCCTCCTGCCCGCCTTCCTGGCTAGCCTTCTCCTGGTGGGGGTGGCCCTCCTGGCGGGGGTGAAACCCTTCCTGGGGGAAAGACCCCCCCACCTCCACCCCCACGAGTCCCCCTGGCCCCTATGGGGGGGGCCCCTTCTCCTGGGTCTCGTGGGGCTAGCCTTCGGCCTCCTCACCCCCGAGGTGGGCCGCCTGCTGGTGGCCCCGGCGGTGGTGGCCATCTGGGGCCAGGAGGTCCCGGTGAAGGTCTACTTCTGGGACGGGTTCAACCCTGTCCTCCTCCTCTCCTTGGCCACGGTCCTGGCCGGGGCGGGGGCCTTCGCCGCCCGCAGGGGGCTTCGCCGCCTGGCCCTGCCCTACAGCGCCGACCGGGCCTACGACCGCATCCTGGAGGCCCTGGAGGGGCTCGCCAAGTGGCAGACCGCCCTCCTGCAGCACGGCTACCTGCGGCTTTACGCGGCCACGGTTTTGGGGGTTGGCCTCCTCCTTACCCTCCTCCCGGCCCTCAGGGCCGGGGTGAGGTGGCCGGCCCTCGAGGGCGTAAGGCTCTACGAGGCTCTGATCCTGCTCCTCATGGCCACCGCTGCCTTTTACGCCGCAAGGACCCGCTCCCCCATCTTCGCGGTGGTGGCCTTGGGGCTGGTGGGCTACGGCATCGCCCTGGTCTACCTCTTCTACGGGGCCCCGGACCTGGCCATGACCCAGCTCCTGGTGGAAACCCTCACCGTCTTGGTCTTCGCCTTCGTATTTGCCGCCATGCCCCGCTTTGCCCGGGACCGGCCTGTTCCCTGGAAGGCCCTTGTAGGCGCGGGGGTAGGGGCCGCCGTCACCTTGGGTGTCCTTGCCACCTCGGGCCAGGCCCCTCTGCCGCCGGTTTCGGAGTTCTTCGCCGAGGAAAGCTACCAAAGCGCCTTCGGCCGCAACGTGGTCAACGTGATCCTGGTGGATTTCCGCGCCCTGGACACACTGGGGGAGGTGGTGGTCCTGGTGCTGGCAGGGCTCGGCGCCTACGTGCTCCTCAGGAGGAAACATGGAAACTCCGGTGCTTAGGGGACTTGCCCGCTGGATCCTCTTTCTCATGCTTCTCTTTTCCCTCTACCTCTTCTACCGGGGGCACAACCTCCCGGGTGGAGGCTTCATCGGGGGCCTGGTGGCGGCCTCCGGCTTCCACATCTACGCCCTGGCCTTCGGGGTGGGGCGGGCCCGGGCGCTTTTGCGCCTCCATCCGACCGAGCTGGCGGTTTTGGGGACCAGCATCGCTCTTCTGGCTGGTCTCCTGGCCTTGGGACACGGAGCCCCCTTCCTCACCGGTTTCTGGACGGAGCTCTTAGGGCAGAAGCTGGGGACCCCCTTGCTCTTCGACGTGGGGGTCTACCTGGGAGTGGTTGGGGCCGTGCTTTCCGTGCTATGGGCCCAGGAGGAGGAGGTGAGGGCAGGGTGACGGTGCTGCTTGCCCTTCTGGTGGGTCTCCTGGTGGGGGTGGGGGTGTACCTCATGCTCCAGGGAAGCCTGGCCCGTTTCCTTCTGGGCCTGGCCCTGCTCTCCAACGCCGCCAACCTGGTGGTCTTCCTGAGCCCCGGCCTGGTGCGGGGAGGAAGCCCGGTAATCCCCGCGGGAATCCTCGTTCTGGAACCCCCTTATGCCGACCCCCTGCCCCAGGCCATGATCCTCACCGCCATCGTCATCGGTCTCGGAGTCCTGGCCTTCGCCGTGGTCCTGGCCTACCGGGTGCACCAGGTCCTGGGCACCGACGACTTGGACGAGCTCAGGGGGACGGACCGATGAAGGATCTGTGGCTCACCCTGCCTCTCCTCATCCCCCTTTTAAGCGGGCTCCTTTGCTTCTTCTTAAGGCGCTCGCCTTTTGGGGAAAAGCTGGCGGTGGCCTCGGCCCTGGCCCAGCTGGGGGTGGCGGTCTACCTTATCGCCTACGTGCAAAAGGAAGGCATCCAGTCCACGGCCCTAGGGAACTGGCCTGGTCCCTTCGGGATCGTCTTGGTCCTGGACACCTTTGCCGCCTTGATGGTCTTTACCGCCGCCCTGGTGGGTCTGGCGGTTACCCTCTACTCCCTAAGGGGCATCGATCCTGGCCGCAAGGCCCTGGGCTACTTCGCCTTCTTGCAGATCATGCTCTTCGGTGTCCAGGGGGCCTTCCTTACCGGTGACGTCTTCAACCTTTACGTCTGGCTGGAGGTTATGCTCCTCTCCTCTTTCGTCCTCCTCACCCTGGGAGGGGAGCGGGTCCAGCTCTTGGGGGGCCTCAAGTATTTTGCTTTGAACTTTCTCTCCTCCCTCTTCTACCTCATGGCTGTGGGTCTGCTCTACGGCCTCACGGGCAGCTTGAACCTGGCCGATCTCCACCTGCGCCTTGCCCATGTGGATCCCGCCCAGGTGAGCCTGGTGGCGGGCTTTTTCCTCTTGGCTCTTTCCATCAAGGCCGCCCTCTTTCCCCTCTTCTTCTGGCTGCCCGCCTCGTACCATACCCCGCCCCTACCGGTGGCCGCTTTCTTCGCCGCCTTGCCTACCAAGGTGGCGGTCTACGCGCTTTTCCGCCTCTTTACCGTGCTCTTCCATCAGGAACCCGAACTGTGGCACCGGTTGATCCTTTGGATCGCCGGTTTCACCATGGTCACCGGGGTCTTGGGGGCCTTGGCCCAGATGGAGGTGCGTCGCCTTCTCTCCTTCCACATCATCAGCCAGATCGGCTACATGGTCATGGGCCTGGGGCTTTTCACGCCCGTAGGGATCGCCGGGGGTATTTTCTACATCGTCCACCACATCTTCGTGAAGGCGGCCCTTTTCCTGGTGGCCGGTCTGGCCCAAAGGCTTTTGGGTTCTTTCCACCTGGAAGAGCTGGGCGGCCTCTACCGCTACCGGCCTTTTTTTGCCCTGCTCTTCATCATCCCAGCCCTTTCCCTGGCGGGACTTCCCCCCTTCTCCGGCTTCTTCGCCAAGCTCTTCCTGGTGGTGGGGGGGTTGGAGATCGGGGAGTACGCCATCGTGGGGGTGGCGCTCCTGGTGGGGCTTTTCACCCTGATGTCCATGATGAAGATCTGGCGGGAAGCCTTCTGGAAGCCCCTGCCGGAGGAGCGGGTTAGGCTCCTGGAAGGCCCCGTGCCCCTCACTATGGTCCTGGGTACCGCCCTTCTCTCCTTCGTCACGGTGTTCATCGGCCTCGGAGCCGGCTACGGCTTCGCCCTGGCGGAGCAGGCGGCCCGGGAGCTTCTGGACCCTTCCGCCTACGTGGCGGCGGTTCTCGGAGGTGCACGGTGAAAGTCTGGCTTGTCTTGCGGCTCGTCCTCTACTTCCTTTGGGAGGTGGTCCTCTCCAACCTGCGGGTGATCCAGGAGGTGCTCTCCCCCCGCTTCCGCATGCGCCCGGGGATCCTGGCGGTGCCCCTGGAGGGGAAGAGCGACCTGGAGATCGCCCTCTTCGCCAATATGATCACCCTCACCCCGGGCACCCTGAGCGTCCACGTCTCCCGGGACCGCCGGGTGCTCTTCGTGCACAACATGTATGCGGAGGACCCCCAGGCGGCCAAGGAGGACCTCAAGGGGAGCTTCGAGCGGCGCGTTTTGGAGGTGACCCGGTGAAGGAGCTTTCCCTTTTCCTCCTCACCGTGGCCCTGGCCCTCACCCTCTACCGCCTCCTCCGGGGGCCTTCCCTGCCGGACCGGGTGCTGGGCCTGGAAATGGTGGGCTTTGGCTTCATGGGGCTGGCTCTGGTCTACGCCCTCCTCACCCGGCAGGTCTTTTTTGTGGACGTGGCCACGGTGCTGGCCCTGGTCTCCTTCTTGGCCACCATCGCCTTCGCCCGCTTCATCGAAAGGAGCCGGGAATGAGCCTCCTGGTAGACCTCCTGCTCCTTTTGGGTTCTTTGGTCTTCCTGGCGGCGGCCCTGGGCCTTCTGCGCTTCCCCGACTTCTACATCCGCATGTCCGCGGCCACCAAGGCCGCCACCCTGGGCCTGGGCCTCCTCCTCCTGGGGGTGGCCTTGGGCTTTGGCGAGGGGCTGGTGGCCTTCAAGGCGGTGCTCCTCCTGGTCTTTCTCTTCTCCACCGCCCCCATTGGG encodes the following:
- the mnhG gene encoding monovalent cation/H(+) antiporter subunit G, coding for MSLLVDLLLLLGSLVFLAAALGLLRFPDFYIRMSAATKAATLGLGLLLLGVALGFGEGLVAFKAVLLLVFLFSTAPIGAHFLGRAAYRAGVPLWEKTHVDELKGREHE
- a CDS encoding transglycosylase SLT domain-containing protein, which encodes MGWFLLLFLLASCRAQGLPEPYALLGRGDLEAVRQVALGGEGYARLLAGWLLVDAEGLPLAERAEYAWRYALFLEEVRAFEPGWEARAAWRKAAPLLQAAGDPRAFSAWQRLLPEGEAVAALLTLGEGERLYEALLRGQAYEALLEALPEGARPDLRAQALFRLGRFAEALPHYRAWAEREARGYLGLGYALWRLGRREEALSAFARYPHPEGRYAQGRLLEEMGRAWEAVAAYRRSTPEGLWRATALLERQGLLREALGLYLELARTPSPYADDAALRAYFLAGQLGLEGERQQAYALLQGGLGLLLGRWPDPPPPVHEASPPPEAPRVEALLRVGQGAWARGEVRYALWQRPRDWPALVPLLYRLGAYREGIRAAWPTALAYPRAYRGWVEGYAQKEGLDPDLLFALLHVESRFDPLAVSRTGALGLGQFLRSTWADVARMLGEPPADPFDPEASIRYAARYLRWLMERCAAFEGLEQVACALTAYNGGIGYTLRGIAREGDLYAFFRFQERDEPREYLAKVLSAYAAYKALP
- a CDS encoding NADH-quinone oxidoreductase subunit K codes for the protein MTVLLALLVGLLVGVGVYLMLQGSLARFLLGLALLSNAANLVVFLSPGLVRGGSPVIPAGILVLEPPYADPLPQAMILTAIVIGLGVLAFAVVLAYRVHQVLGTDDLDELRGTDR
- a CDS encoding proton-conducting transporter membrane subunit, producing the protein MKDLWLTLPLLIPLLSGLLCFFLRRSPFGEKLAVASALAQLGVAVYLIAYVQKEGIQSTALGNWPGPFGIVLVLDTFAALMVFTAALVGLAVTLYSLRGIDPGRKALGYFAFLQIMLFGVQGAFLTGDVFNLYVWLEVMLLSSFVLLTLGGERVQLLGGLKYFALNFLSSLFYLMAVGLLYGLTGSLNLADLHLRLAHVDPAQVSLVAGFFLLALSIKAALFPLFFWLPASYHTPPLPVAAFFAALPTKVAVYALFRLFTVLFHQEPELWHRLILWIAGFTMVTGVLGALAQMEVRRLLSFHIISQIGYMVMGLGLFTPVGIAGGIFYIVHHIFVKAALFLVAGLAQRLLGSFHLEELGGLYRYRPFFALLFIIPALSLAGLPPFSGFFAKLFLVVGGLEIGEYAIVGVALLVGLFTLMSMMKIWREAFWKPLPEERVRLLEGPVPLTMVLGTALLSFVTVFIGLGAGYGFALAEQAARELLDPSAYVAAVLGGAR
- a CDS encoding MnhB domain-containing protein; translated protein: MLLFSLYLFYRGHNLPGGGFIGGLVAASGFHIYALAFGVGRARALLRLHPTELAVLGTSIALLAGLLALGHGAPFLTGFWTELLGQKLGTPLLFDVGVYLGVVGAVLSVLWAQEEEVRAG
- a CDS encoding monovalent cation/H+ antiporter complex subunit F gives rise to the protein MKELSLFLLTVALALTLYRLLRGPSLPDRVLGLEMVGFGFMGLALVYALLTRQVFFVDVATVLALVSFLATIAFARFIERSRE
- a CDS encoding Na+/H+ antiporter subunit E encodes the protein MKVWLVLRLVLYFLWEVVLSNLRVIQEVLSPRFRMRPGILAVPLEGKSDLEIALFANMITLTPGTLSVHVSRDRRVLFVHNMYAEDPQAAKEDLKGSFERRVLEVTR
- the mbhE gene encoding hydrogen gas-evolving membrane-bound hydrogenase subunit E translates to MRFLGRKVAYLFFLLPLGLFLHLLGYLPRVAAGERVREDWAWVPGLGIAFGFYLDGFSLLFALLILGIGAVILLYGASYLEHHPHQDRFFLFILAFMGSMLGLVLAGDLVTLFVFWELTSLTSFLLVGLEHERASARRAALQALFVTVFGGLFLLAGFVLLALAGGSYSLEALLAQDLTAHPYYPALLLLLALGAFAKSAQFPFHFWLPNAMEAPTPVSAYLHSATMVKAGVYLLARFHPTLGGGELWQALLLPVGGVTMLLGAYAALTATEIKRVLAYSTVSVLGLLTFLLGVGTEGAVKAMVLVLLAHALYKGALFLVAGSIDHGAGEKKVDRLGGLLSAMPLTALAGFLAALSMVGLPPAFGFVAKEFFYKALEGSPLLLPAFLASLLLVGVALLAGVKPFLGERPPHLHPHESPWPLWGGPLLLGLVGLAFGLLTPEVGRLLVAPAVVAIWGQEVPVKVYFWDGFNPVLLLSLATVLAGAGAFAARRGLRRLALPYSADRAYDRILEALEGLAKWQTALLQHGYLRLYAATVLGVGLLLTLLPALRAGVRWPALEGVRLYEALILLLMATAAFYAARTRSPIFAVVALGLVGYGIALVYLFYGAPDLAMTQLLVETLTVLVFAFVFAAMPRFARDRPVPWKALVGAGVGAAVTLGVLATSGQAPLPPVSEFFAEESYQSAFGRNVVNVILVDFRALDTLGEVVVLVLAGLGAYVLLRRKHGNSGA